The genomic window AAAAAATGTATGCTAAGAGATTTTAGTGGTGGATGGCTGTGCATTATTCTTGTTTAAggccatatttctctattcttaatttgttttccaatttttctctattcttaaatTGTATTCCAAgagaaccatgaattcaaatgtttaaagtATCACTAATGTCCTGTAGGCTTGTGTGCAGACTATGAAATCAATCActgtgtatcatcagtacagcggatataggtactaataACCATGATCAATTTTTCTTCTCACATGGtatgaaaatctttgttttgtttacacaataTCAATGTTTACTACAATGTAAagataattgttgttttaagaaatgatttgattgtaggttgatgattagagaAGTCTGAATTTTTTCCTAAATCAAGAACGCTTACTtaaaacatgtgcaaatacttgtcaaagaagttgatGCTCGTCTCATCCCATATGATTCTTTATTCATTGCGACTcttttttctgatagaaggccactgtGTGTGCGTAATatgtatagctgtttcaataattggcattgaaatctttcatacatttgttatttatctatattttataCCTCAAAAGAAGCCTTGTGTACGCTGTATAGGTGACCACATAAATCCCTCTGAATGGTAAATAGTTAAATGTGTGTACGGAATATAGCTTTTCCCACTTCGAAAAACCTATACAGCTATATCCGCTGTACCAATGATACATGGTGTCAATTATTAACAAAAAATCGAGTCTTTCTGAAAATACGAAAATTGGtaaccacaaaaataaataaattcatgaTAATTAGGTTTTTGAATTGTTGTCTTACATCTGTGTTCCcatatttttaaattcttattaTATAAAGTTAAGATAAGCATAGTAATAGTATAAAGTTTAACAGAAGTAAAAACTTACTGGCAAGATAAAATTAGTAAGAGGAGGTAACTCTGCAGTGTATTCATCTATCCAATTTTCTAAATCGGCCACATATTTATCACTAAAGGTGGTCTTTCCTGGAAAAAATAACCAATATTAATTATTGCTAACACAACTACAGAATTAAGCttgtaatttatataaatcattttaactgttgtgaatatttatttcataaatgcCAGTCAAGAAGTTACTGACACTGGTAGCATGTGGTCACACTAAGCCAAATTTTATGTATgcaactgtggattcatttatttcctGGATTTAGTAAACATTGTATTTTCATTGATAATTTCCTGGTTTTGCCAAAGTccgcatacaagcctatagaacaCTTGTAAaccgttgaacatttgaatttgtggttctcCTTCACCAGGGAAATCCACCAAAATTGATAttccatgaataataatgaatccacagaatgTTATAATCTGCATTTGACCTTACCTAGACACGTTTTTATCAtacttaagggggtagacctggtatatgggagacaacttttacaaatgtatttaaagtcattAGTGCGTTTTAACATAGCAGTAAATTAAACAGTGATCAAGCATTTATGTTGTTTacatctgcttttttttttatataaatttaacaggatttttcccaatattgcaaaaattataattgcattttagtctagaatgaaaaaatcgcaataatttctgaatttacagtaatgtgAATTATATATAATCAAAAGTCAAGAGAGTCATTCAGAGCATAAATGttgatataattgtttacattgttttatgAAATATTGTTGATAACATGAAACTGTCAATTCAAAAAGTTATGAGTTGTACAAGGTACATATCTTATTTACTTAACTTACTAAGATGGGCTTCTCTTGCAGATGAATAAGGTGTAGCTATACAGGACCCTAAATCTTGTAAGGCACATTGTACCTGTAAAATAAAACTCATATGAATACAGTTaagtataacaaaaacaaaattaggtCAAAGTTCAAATAATTAAAGTGAAGCTTTACACAACCCCAACTACCTTGAGACACATTACGTCTGACAAAGTTTAGATCTTTACAAAACCCTAAGCCTTACTAGGTCCAAAAGATCGGTAAAAAGTTAGACAAAATTAATCATAAATTTAAGATATTTCAGGctgttgtttttcttctttgaatTGGTTTTTATTTGGCATGTCAGGGTCTTTAATAGCTTGCTATGCAGGAGGTTTTTTTTCTctgttaaatagatataggaagatgtggtgttagtgccaatgagacaactctccatccaaataacaattttaaaaaaagtaaaccattataggtcaatgtatggccttcaacatagagccttggctcacacagaacaacaagctataaaggaccccaaaatgactagtgtaaaaccattcaaacaggaaaaccaacggtctaaaacgagaaacgagaaacatgtataaattacataaacaaagaCAACTGTAAGGTGATCTATATTTGCCAACTTTCACATAATTTAaactctggttgatagttgtctcaatcacaccacatctccatTTCTTAAATCAAATACTATAGATTAATTGTTAAATAAACTAAAAGCATGAAAAATATGAGCCATCAACTTTTTATTACAGCTAGTTTTTTTGGGggatttgtgttgcttagtctttagttcaCTATAAGCTATGTTGTggcttgtgtactattatttgtctgcttgtctttttattttctagccatggcgttgtcagtttatttgcaaTCTTCAAATGtccctctgtttttttttcacccctcttttatagtatacatggtatacatttgctctaaatacattttttttatgtgatgATAATTTCTGATAATACCTCATGTAACCTGTCTGTGACTGGTATACTGGATTCTGTACAATATTCTGCTGCAATTCTACAAACACATTTTCACACTATCATATTGGACATATACTCTAACATGCTCATGCAATTTTGTCACTTAAGCaaaactataaacaactgtcatatgagtgggatgtttagctagctataaaacaaggtttaagtTTTAACcaacaatattttctatttttttttaaagaggggaaaaaatccaaaacaggatttatatgacatattttccatatcaatCATCATTTGGTGTTACATATTACCTAATCATTAATGTGCATTTATTAATTATATGAGTagcaattttcatggattaagggAAATTTGCATCCTTTTGGATatctaattttgttattttggcCAAGTCTGCAAacatttaaagtttaaatttgtTGTTCCCCTGCACCCACAAAATCAATGAATATTGATAAATACACATTATAAGTTTTTCTTCGTTTCTCAATTTACCttagatttttttgtatttttgtaaaaaaaacatttatactatattttgtttctgttcaTACCCTATTGCTGATGACAATTCATCTGTAGTGCCCAAGGCACTGAATATCATGTCATCCTTAGATCTCCTCTCACCAGTATATAAAGCAGATGTTCCTGAAAATAgaacaaaatcatttaaatgtaaGAGACCAGTACCACTGGCGGAACTAGAAATTTTTCATAAGTCAGGGTCCACTGACTGCGAGAGGGCCCGTTCCAGTTAGAAAGTGATTCCCtatatcaaccaaatttttccagaAAGGGGGCCCCCCCCTCTAAATATGTCTATGACTACACTACAACATATATAGCTGTGTCTATAGTGCATATAAATATCAAATCACTTTTACTATCtattaataatagttttttttctttcttatttgtcatTCTAAACTATATCGATTACTTTATggtcaaatttgaatatttaaatgccCCTAAAGGTGCAAGCCAGAGTCGACTGTGTCAGAGCTGTATAgtcagtcaaggtcattaaaaactttCATCATCATATAAAGATGTAACAATAGagatatgaagatgtggtatgatgtaCACTTTATTCACTGAAATATGATCATTTGTAAAGGTCTTAAAAATAGTAACAGCTGTTACCATTGTAGTTCATGAAATTCAATATTATCATGCAtggttatatataaataataatgatttttttttaataaagaaagaaTATAAAGCTGTTATATTATAGTGTACACAGTGTGCATACCTTTATCCCCAGTTTTTGTATAAATCTTTGGTATTTTTATCTTTGGTGCATCTGAGgaactgaaaaaaagaaattatataatACACAATAGCATAGTTATGAGATTTGAAATCTGCTGTATCACATTATTGCACACTATATGTGGTGTATCATTGTATTTTTATCTatgcatatgtacatgtatatatacacaatgtatGTAATAATATATATGGTTCATGTGGACCTTAGCCTATGGCTGAAATGGCTGTGTTTTACACCTCAAATTtgtactctgagtacagacaaacctgggCATTAGCAatagttttaaggcatagcatgagTCTGCATGACCTACATGTAggttaataaattcaaaatgcatataatttattattaaaaactAATTCAACCGTATTTTGCTGTGCACTTTTATTTGGCCCTGCAGACATGgcagatgataaaattaacaaacactTAATATGGCCCACACAGTGACATAAGTGTCATTAGCCATTTGATCTCAGTGGGTGGTAACTATAGATTTTCATTTTAAGGATACTGTATTCTAGAATAACTTTCATAGTGAAATTGttacttttctctttatatattatatcaaatgaGAACTTTCATcaattaaatagatattaaatATTTCACACCAACAGATAAATACTATTCAgctgtaaaatattttatataaaatgcatatataaaTGCTGTGcacaatatacatatacatgttatCACTTTGCACAAATTATTTTTGCCAATATTTAAGACTTTTGGAGTTTTCAGTGATTTTTTTGTTGCATCATAGTACAGCTTttgtgtactgtaaattcagaaattattgtgggtttttattattgttaataATGCAAATGGGTGAGAATCACAACAATAAGAACTCGCATTCTGATCATAACGATATCTCACAGTATAATAATTATATCTGCATGTAGTTTTTCCACAAAttgtaatactgtaaattcagaaatattgtGAGTTTTTCATtattgagaaaaatgtgacagagttgtaaacgcaataatttaaactctcattttgaaatgatttatatgaattaaacaggattttctaaaaatcgtaaaaattaaaattgcatttaagtctaaaatgacaaaatcgcaattataaatgcacgcaataatttctaaatttaccatgtttacagtaaTTAATCTCCCAGttttgtccattcttcaaaaatcacaataactgatgcaaacaattatttcttaatttacagtaggGGGGCACATTGGGGAGTTCTGATCCTGGATCCTGCttactggttttttttattcccgtatcctgcttacactaaaagcaattctattttttttgtaatttcccttgtcacgctagacttcatttcctgttttcacaacacaataatttgactttcacatgccacgcttacaaaaaatcagcaatcccgcatcatgcttagaccccaatgagacccacacaGTATGTAGTATTCATATTACTTACTTAAAACCATCAGAAGATAATGATATTTCGTCACTCTGAAGAAGTGGACTAATCAAATCTATCCCATCTTCATTCCATTCTCGTTTGATAGTCACATGTTCAGGCATTATTTCCTGACAATGACAAGCATGACAAGTCTTTGTGgtctttttgttttcattttgacaTTGCAGACATGTTTTCACAAAATCGGTAACATCTTTAACAATACCTAACCAATAATAGTTGTCAGATATCTTGCTAATGGTCTTGTTTCTACCTAAATGGCTGGGACCAGTTCCAACATGACATAATTTAATTATGCTGTCCTTTTTGTCTTTTGTAATCACTAGTCTTTCGTCAGGTGTATCTTTTATATAATAGAGTTGTCCATTTTTCACCATAAAATCTCTCACTCTGtttcttatctttcttttttgATTCTCTGTTAAGCCGATACGATATTCTTGGAAATTTGTATAGTTGAATATATCCTCGTACTCCGATTCCTCCATTACTGCAGTGATGTTACAATATGTCTACCTACTCATACATGTATCTCATAATCTGAAAACAACGCACTTCAAAAATGTAACTGTTTTTCACTTACCTTATTTTCTATTAATCAGGATAAAATTTCACGATAAATAAATTAGTGAAATTATATTTAGCTTGgtctatgaacatgatgaaaaggTATGTACTTAGTCTATATAATGTAAAGCAATGGGCTtgcttatattttttaatttaaaatttattacagGTTACAAGTGAAATGACGATTACAAATGGAAAgatgatttttaaaaactttatcatggttttaacatgtttaatctttTTGTCATTTAAGTTTACATCGTAAAACATTTGGAAAATTGCGAATTGTGTTGCTGAAATACAGTATATGAAATTTCTTCTATTAAATCAAATTGTGATTGACCTATCTATTTGAATTAATGAATTAAACAATGATTTGTGACCCATGATCATCTATTAAGGGAATGAATAACCTGTAAAAACAGATTAGAACAGTAAAAGTGGCCTTGTATCCAAATTTgttctgagttttgtggtaataagtataattgtatataacatataagttttataaaatttgtttgatacaaaattaatttagagaacagaaactaaaaattcagcaatttttccatttgtaaaggggcataactctagaaaattTAGTGATACATGTAACTCAAAATTCAAACTTCTGTATTTTGTGAAAACATGCATTGTGCAAAAAAAATGGTGTGAACAAGTTTTTATGGCATTTGGCATTTGGTTGAGGCATGATctgtattttaagaaaataagcattgtgtatatgagTTTCATAGCAATTCCTTGAGGCAAACTACAGttagaaaacagaaacaaaaaaatcagcttttttttttttataaagaggcataactctagaacggttaaagtgacatcaccaaaattcaaactagatctgtgttttgtagtaataagcattgagggggataggacctttatcaggactcctgGATCGcgtgtttttaagctctggatttcAGAATTGACCCTTccaggattgaccctttcgggatccgggaattgttttttttcaatgttttttcagGATGTTAGGattgaactttatttgaattcgggacctcaggattttgtatttttaagtttGGGATTTGGGGATCAGGAACCCTCCTAACCCCCCTCAGCATTGTGTATAACAttcataacatttggtcaaggcaaactgaagttagagaacGAAAACCAACTTTAGGACATACGGATGGATGGAAGTAGAGAGGAGGGACGGTACAAGGGATTTatagacagacaagggtaaaacttaatggccactaccagggccgtaactacctatgaggcagggggggaagttgcctcccctgaattttctataccaacattttttttttaagtaattaaatgaaatattgacaatcttgaatttatataataaacaacatAAGTTTACAGTTTCAACAATGTTAtatatcatgatacgtgatatatttCATTTTCTGGATTTTGATCGATTGATATTCCTTTCagtatctgggttttttttcctgTGGCCATCCGTCTGttataaagtacatgtatattgtacgagaacacatatgaaactcaTTGtgtgaaactttgctttcgacaattttaaataaaacttaactgttcacatttatttaggggctcaattaagctGAGGAAGTTCCCTTTTTATTGTGATTCTTTGCTGAAATTCGTTACAGGCTTAATCAGCTGTTGGATCATTTCTGTAACGTCTACCGATCGTATGAGAACATTATGATCAATGCCTTAGCAATTAAACAATCCCATttgttgtagcagggactttctatactagtaaTGTAGtaatatacatgtctgttcagctttcattgaaattcaaggtcctcgataaaaaaaaatcttgcattcTACTGAAATTGCTTTATAtggtttttttaacttaccagtttgatttctaacaaaaatatctttaaatacagataataattgtttgcataaaaattgcttccaggatccagcaatacttAAGAAAGGAAATCGACGGAAAACGGGTTTTTAAGCCTCTGATTTAATTGAGAGAAAAAATCCACTGTCACTTAATCCATAACATGTTAATAAtggtatccggtcgttccggccccaaaccgatccATCCCCAAGTCAATCCGCCCCAAAGTCGATCCCGCCCACATCAATCCGGCCCCAAGTTgatccggccccataataaaatatgaataaactatattGATTTTGGAGGACTTTGTGACAAATTTTAACAGTATAAATGGAATTTACAAAAAGTGTCCGATGATGGATGACAACAGGTAAGTGAAGTATTGGAGTACCagttaaagaactattttaaatcgATACGAAAATGAgtgttattgtgtctgtttgtataGCAGcttcatcatattttaaaatatgaagttattttccatgataacTTTAACTTTGAATGTCAtggcgatttttattttatttagttcaTACACAGGTAACATCATAGGCTTCTGTAACACTTGGGGTTTTTTTTGGTGACATTAACAAGGTCTTTATAGTTTGATCTTTTGTTTggtgtatataataataattaattgtattttttttttcaggtaacATCATAGGCTTCTATAacacttgttttttttgtgtaatattgaatatggtcaatatattttttttaaatttgacaatattttgaatagttgtgtgtagaaaaaaaaagttacatgtatatgagtatccattattctttattgcaagaaattttaagaacttaaaagaaaaacaaagtttgTATGTATCAGCTTGGGGATCCGCTTATACCTTTGTGTATGTAACTATTTGTTATTACACAAGATGAAAGACTAGTTAGGATCacagtcaattgaaagaaaatgctaattactgctgattaatgttgatgtaTGAATTCTTTTATATACGTTTTAATATAATCATAcccaataatcttgaaaacttgttataaaaacataatcaacctagttgttttatactcatctaaagaaaatatttttcaaaggccttttttattttttttaccgtacaccttttacattataATTTATTGGGGCCGGTTCGATTTAAAATAttggccggatcgacgtggggctgGATTGACGTGGGACAGATCGACTTGGGCCTGATCGACCCGAAAgcttaataattataggtcaaagtacggccttcaagatgGAGCAAGACAGACAGAGCCTTGGGTCACatcgaacagcaatctcagcttgtttttgcataaaaattgcttccaggttcaagcaatactgatgtttcttaatgTAAGGAAATCGAAAGGAAaagggtcatttttagccattttactgagagaaaaaaaatcaaaatgcaaaaaaatttCTAAGGTTTTCATAAGTATTCATTTAACTCATAAGTGCAATGAGTTGGCAGACCTATATTCGACAGGAATGCATCCTTTTTCATAAGTGCAAGGACAGTCTAATACTGACTTAGTATAGCATGCAAGTGGGGCAATTTGTCAGACCTATTTTCAATGGGATTTAATGGTTAAACCCTGTtcgtaaggcagcaaccatttgattttctggggggggggggggtatgtttttttttggaaaaaaaaatttgtttccaggttttggtgaaaaaaataatttgttttggaccctgagaaaaaaaaattgtttgtttcaccctcagctgccactatatgtaatgctaaaattgaaagaaaaaaattgttttcggtttgtcgctaaaaaaatagattgttcttcgccgaaggcgaaaaaaaaagtttgcacagaaaaaaaaaaacagaaaatcaaatggttgctgcctaagtgcGGCCAGTTGGATAAAACAAGAGTTGGGTTAATTTTTTAGACAGTAGGGCGAGTTGGTAAAAAAGAGGGCGATTTGTGATAGTTTTTGAACATAAAGGCGACTTGTTGAAAAAGAGGGGCGAGTTGTCATGGATTCATGAATGGCCGAAACGACATAAGGCCGAAACATCTCAAGAGCTTACATAAACACAGCCATTTTTCGCCAAAAAATCCACATAAACCTAAAACAAACCATTTGCATATCTGAGTACATGTTTCTGGACATACTTACAATGATCTAGTAACGACAGTTTTTGTAACAGCAGATGTAAATCTTAACATTGAGGACACAAATTTTGACATTCTGTTTTGACTCTGTTTTACAGGAAATGCATTCAGCCAACAAAACTGTTGCTTCCCTCCCCTTGCTTTGAGAGTACcgcaaattaaaaacaaacaaaaccacgTGAAACAGAAAGAAATTGTTAGATGATAAACATGGTTCAAA from Mytilus galloprovincialis chromosome 5, xbMytGall1.hap1.1, whole genome shotgun sequence includes these protein-coding regions:
- the LOC143076521 gene encoding corrinoid adenosyltransferase MMAB-like isoform X2, yielding MSKFVSSMLRFTSAVTKTVVTRSFSSDAPKIKIPKIYTKTGDKGTSALYTGERRSKDDMIFSALGTTDELSSAIGIAAEYCTESSIPVTDRLHEVQCALQDLGSCIATPYSSAREAHLRKTTFSDKYVADLENWIDEYTAELPPLTNFILPSGGKSATHMHLARSICRRAERSLTPLIRAEEIGPEPLKYLNRLSDFLFTTARYAAMKEGREEIIYRRIHADEK
- the LOC143076521 gene encoding corrinoid adenosyltransferase MMAB-like isoform X1, producing MEESEYEDIFNYTNFQEYRIGLTENQKRKIRNRVRDFMVKNGQLYYIKDTPDERLVITKDKKDSIIKLCHVGTGPSHLGRNKTISKISDNYYWLGIVKDVTDFVKTCLQCQNENKKTTKTCHACHCQEIMPEHVTIKREWNEDGIDLISPLLQSDEISLSSDGFNSSDAPKIKIPKIYTKTGDKGTSALYTGERRSKDDMIFSALGTTDELSSAIGIAAEYCTESSIPVTDRLHEVQCALQDLGSCIATPYSSAREAHLRKTTFSDKYVADLENWIDEYTAELPPLTNFILPSGGKSATHMHLARSICRRAERSLTPLIRAEEIGPEPLKYLNRLSDFLFTTARYAAMKEGREEIIYRRIHADEK